Within the Catalinimonas niigatensis genome, the region TTCTTATCACTGGTAGAGGGAGTTTCTACAGTTGCTCTGTTGGTAACTTTGATCCTTTCTTTTTCTTCTTCTTATATCTTGATCAATATCAGTCTGGAGTTTATGATCTTCAGGGAGATCAATAAAATTTACAATGTACTGGATAAACTCAAGCGCAAAGATTTATCTTTTGTGGGAGAAAGGGAGCGCAAGCGGGCTTTCAACCCTCTAAAGCAAATCAATGAGGAAATCTTTGAATATGCTGCCAACAAGCAGAAAGAGATCAACGATCTGAAGAAAATGGAAGAATTCCGGCGTGAGTTTGTAGCCAATGTATCTCACGAACTAAAGACACCTATATTTGCAGCCCAGGGATTTGTGCATACGCTACTGGATGGGGCCATTGATAACAAAAAAGTCCGCTATAAATTTCTCAAAAAGGCAGGTAAAAGTCTGGATGGCTTGGATATGCTGGTGCAAGATCTGCTCACGCTCTCTCAGATGGAAACCGGAGACATTAAAATGTATTATGTGCATTTTGATATTTCTCATATGGTAAGAGAAGTATTTGAGCAATTTGAGGGGGATGCTGAAAGCAAAGACATTGAGCTTATTCTAAAAAATAAGCCACGGCAACATCCTTATGTCTTTGCCGACGAACAAAGAATTTATCAGGTATTGGTCAATCTTATCAGCAATGCAATTAAGTACACCAAAAAAGAAGGGGCGGTAGAAGTTTTTTTCAAAAATGAGAAAGATGGGGTAGAGATTTTTGTAAAAGATTACGGAAGGGGAATCCCGCCTGAAGACATTGACCGTATCTTTGAACGCTTTTACAGGGTAGAAAAAAGCCGATCTAAAAATAAGGGAGGGACCGGCCTTGGGCTGGCCATTGTAAAACATATCATAGAGTTGCATCATTCCAAAATCAAAGTGCTGAGTGAAGTAAACAAAGGATCAGTTTTTAGCTTCAAGCTGCCCAAAGGAAATAAGGAAGAAGTAGTAGTAGAAGATAGTTTTGAGGCTATTGAGGAGGAATAGTGAATGAACCAAATCTTAGATTTTTCCGGTATTCCGGAACCATCATCAATAAATTAAGGTCATACCGATATGGAATCACATCAATCATACGCTGCACAGGCAATACAGCAGCTACATAAAGTTCGCTTCAAAGATCTGATTTTATTTGAGGATGAAGATTATTTGCTGATCAATAAGCCTGCATTCATCTCTACTTTGGATGATCGTAATGACGATCTAAGCATTATAAGCATGGCACGCGATTATGTCGAGAGTGCACAGGTATGTCATCGTTTGGATAAAGAAACTTCAGGTGCCTTACTGATAGCCAAAAACCCGGATGCCTATCG harbors:
- a CDS encoding sensor histidine kinase — its product is MLVNARGVAFLLGISISIVTTAFLSLVEGVSTVALLVTLILSFSSSYILINISLEFMIFREINKIYNVLDKLKRKDLSFVGERERKRAFNPLKQINEEIFEYAANKQKEINDLKKMEEFRREFVANVSHELKTPIFAAQGFVHTLLDGAIDNKKVRYKFLKKAGKSLDGLDMLVQDLLTLSQMETGDIKMYYVHFDISHMVREVFEQFEGDAESKDIELILKNKPRQHPYVFADEQRIYQVLVNLISNAIKYTKKEGAVEVFFKNEKDGVEIFVKDYGRGIPPEDIDRIFERFYRVEKSRSKNKGGTGLGLAIVKHIIELHHSKIKVLSEVNKGSVFSFKLPKGNKEEVVVEDSFEAIEEE